The Salvia miltiorrhiza cultivar Shanhuang (shh) chromosome 2, IMPLAD_Smil_shh, whole genome shotgun sequence DNA window GAATGCTTGAAGAAATTCTGCAAGGCCGTCGTTCGTATCTTTGGCGGCACGTATTTGAGGCGGCCAACAACTGCCGATGTGCAACGCATCACTGCAATGCACGAAGCCCGCCATGGGTTCCCGGGAATGTTGGGGAGcctagactgcatgcattggggaTGGAAGAATTTCCCCGTGGCTTGGCACGGCGCCTACACTCGAGGGGATCAAGGCGAGCCAACAATTATATTAGAGGCCGTTGCTTCACAAGATTTGTGGATCTGGCATGCATTCTTTGGAGTCGCTGGGtccaacaacgacatcaacgtgctcCACCAGTCCACGCTATTCAACGATGTTTTAGCGGGGCATGAAGTGGCTGTGCACTTCCTCGCCAACAATTCTCACCACACTCGAGGATACTACTTAACAGACGGCATCTATCCGGACTGGCCGGTGTTCGTGAAGAGCTTCCAATTTCCGAACGATGAGAAGAAGCGGAGGTTCAAGGTGATGCAAGAAGCTGCAAGGAAGGATGTGGAACGAGCTTTCGGTGTTCTTCAGGCTCGGTGGGGTATAATTAAAGGACCGTCGCGTTTGTGGAAGGCggagcaaatgagttcgatcatgtttgcatgcatcatattgcacaacatgatcattgagGAAGAAGGTGGAAATGCAAGTAATTTTGACGGTGACGACGGCGAGGGACCAAGTTCTACTCTTCAAACACAATTCAATTCCGGAGCACCACCGGAGTTCACCGCCTATTTGGCACGGAATGCAAGCTTGAAGGATGCACGATTGCATGCTCGCATCCGCGACGATTTGGTTGAGCATATATGGGCACGCTTTGGTCCGGTTGACCCGTAGTTCGACGGCTTTAAATGCAAgtaaatatttgttgtttttttaattttatttgtaatgtttcgatttttagttgaatgaattttatgttgttaaaattgaagttgtttaatttaaattgaaaaaagaataaaagtaaaaagaaaatgaaattaaaatctattggACCCgggtgggtgcaataccattgttggagtgggtgcaatagaagtgggacccattctattgcacccactatggatgcaagcattgtggatgctctaagtatATATACACGTAGTGAAAACGGAGAAGGAACTCGAGAAACTCGGTTTCTTCATCTCTCAACCAAAGCTACTGTGAGAAAGGCGCATGTCATTTACAATTGCGTGTAACCTTGATTCAAGATCCTCATAGTTTAATTTCTATTCCATCTGGAGACCTTTTTTTGGGcatatattagtattaagaaCATAATATTTTGTGGGcatatattagtattaagaaaataatattttgtgtgtaggtgaaaaaataaagaGGTGAATAAAGGATAAAACTTTAGTTGTATAAGaaaatgtctcaagataggtataataatcataattataaagttgagaattatatattttctatagcAAATTAGAAATGAATTTAATTACTTTGATTATTGAAATCATGATGTAACGAGCCGAACTCATGAGTAACAATTGAGTTTGGATTGTGCTCAACTCGTTAAAGTTTGTTAACATAAACGAGCTTCTATTTGCAAACATGTACACAATATTTGTTAACATGTTCGTGAGTGTTTTAAACGAGTTTATATGAAAATGTTCGTGAAAACTTATGAGATAATAAAGTGTATAAGAGCACCCACTGTAGGGGTGCGCAACGCGGTGCGCACCAGCCCCTCATTGCCGCACCCTCTCATCCCACACCCACCCCTCGTCCGTTCACCCTGTGCAGACCAATTTTTAGTTGGGCGCGTGTATAACACGGCCCAATCAAGAATTTTGtgccaattaaaaaaaaattgaaaacttaCCGCCTGGGCCAAGCAGCAAatgccatttttttttgaaattatttgtaatgtttatttttgttttattataatgtttattttcatttttttattaatataatgtttaatttttattttgatgaaatttAAGTTAAgtttaatgttaattttaattaaaaaagacattaaaattaaatacaaaataaaaataaaaaattaagagttGTGTTGGCTCTTCTATAGAGGATAGGCTCTTAGATGGTGGGGACCACATTTAAGAGCCCACCTTGACTCTCTATAATGAATGCCCTAAGTTacttttaataattaaaattaatgatattTATCAACATTACGTTATACTATATATATGATAACAATAACACACAATTATAATACCTACGAGATATACATGTACAAACTTCACCTTagtcatattcctttttatgaaaataacgGCTAGTTTATAATAATAGATATTTTTGTTTTGACAATTATAGCTATgaaacattataaataatagtcCCTCCGTCCTACGAAACTTGAGCAACCGCGAAGTTTGAGCAATTTTTTTGTATGACAaaaatttttctctttattcacattttcactttttaccTATCATATTTAACATGTATAAAATACTAACTCCTTACAactcgtgtcgaaaagaaattgctcCACTTTcacggaacggagggagtaaaaaaaaagaaaaaaaaaatgaaataggtATAGTCTAACCGTGTACTAAAGCTAAGATTAGAATGTATAGACGGCACATAGTAATAGAAAAGTCGGCATAATAAGATAACGACATAAATATTGAATCTTCAACTTTTTGTTGGGCATTTTTCAATAATTTCGAGCCAACACATGCACAAATCGACATAACAAGAGGGtcctaatttaaaattttcctaTGTGATGGGGACATTTTAGAAAGATTTTAGTGGTTGACTGGGTCTCCTACACTCAATAATTGCTAGTTTTTATGGAAACCGTTCAATACAGATCACATCTTTGATTCACACTTAACCTACTAATACTAGCTTTTCAAATAGCAACTTCCCTTTTACACATCACatgatttttatattatatgatcaaaaatgttttttattttaattttatgttttggCATAATTCCGtgttattttattcaatttaaagAATATGTACATAAATAATATCCAAAGTCTTGTCTGTTTGGAGGCTTTTGAGATACTTAGGATCTAGTTGTTGCTTATGTCTGTATAAGTCTAATTGGATGATTATTGTTTCTATGATTAATTATCACTTACGAATGTCTGCATTGCTAGGTATATAAGTTTTGGTTTTCAAATCTTTCTCACAATAGGACTTTTTATAGTCTTGGAGATTGGATGTGCAATCCATCTCACTGTCTTAAGCTCTTGTGATCCTATCTTTTGTATGTTTGTGGTGAACTTTGTTTTTTCTGTTGGGTTGCACCCCTCGtgcttttttaatatattttatttacctAAAAAAAACTCATGAATAGCTTCCTAGCCTTAGTAGTTTGACACTATATTACTATTACAAGCATTTTTAAGTGCAGAAAGTGTTGATTTAGAATTAAGCTCATGCAAATAGTTTGAGTTCAAGTcagttgataaaaaaaatatgttgatgTGCTagcttatgtgtttgtgtgcTAATGATGACAGTTCAATAATACAATATTAAaagtgatgaggagtgatatgtgcagagtagggaaatgatgcaaatcagaggaatcggcCCCACCAGCGGAACGAGTATGGCAGAAGAAGCGCattcgtcagaggaatcatcctcaccagaggaatcattctCACCAGAGGGATCCTATTCACCAGAGACATCTCAcccaccagaggaatggctcttgccagaggaatcatgttcgccagaggagtcaccctCACTAGAGAAGTCATCTCCACCAGAGAAACTACATCCGGCAGAGAAGCtgttctcgccagaggaatgctctTCAACAGCGGAGTCACTGGAAAGCGCGGGGAAGTCTCCCGCGTGAAGGCAAAGTTACCATTCTACCCTCAAATACGCAAGGCGCATGCACCACAGACGAATTTACCGTTTTACCCTTcatttgtaatctataaataggacatACGTGCTCTCTTGTACTCTACGTTATCTTTCATTTTCGAATACAGCAGCAAATTCTCTCTTGTGTCATAACATTCCAGTTgttttcttcgtcttcttcagctAATCAAACTAGGTATAACTTACAATTATCGTTTTAGCTTAGGTGTTGGTCCTTGATTCACAAAAAAGAATAGAGACTGAAAGCACACAAAATTTAATGCATTTCATAATAAAGCCTCCTAGACTTGATTAACAAGTGAATCCATTTAACTTCTGGATTGTTTGTTTTATAGCTGCAAGCTAGTTTGTTCAGTTGTAACCTTAATAGTACCACAGGTTTATGGTTGTGACCGGTTTCTATCTTACTTTCAGATAGCTAAACACTTCGTTGCttactttctttttatttctaacaCCAACTTCTGAATATCTTGGAGAGGGGGTAAGTGTATGAAGAGTTTTTCAAATAAGAAGTAAACTGTTACATGAACACTTCTACAAACACTTTGCTTTGTAGTGGTTATTCAGTTTCTCCTTCAAATCTGAGTTGTCTTACATGAACCTTGGCTTAAAGGTTCCCCCTTAGCTGAATACAATAGAAAAATAAGCTCTCTAACAATTGAGCTATAGACTATACAACAATTAGGTCATAATCATTTCAAGGAGTTTTGATATCAAaacaaaatagaattttttgAACAAATTCATATTCTAATCTTGTAGCACCATAATAAATGCAATCAGAcacatttttaattaatatagcaacgaacctaaataaataaacaatatatttaaatCAAATGTTTGTGGTTTATAtgctttaaatatatatttattttgaaagaaTGTATTATTAATTTACTGTTCAAATCACTTGTATTTCGTTTACGTTTTTTTGCTCATTAGATATAatatataaacataaacatattattaataatacttgtataattaattaaaacattacTTGAAGATGAGTTTGATTTGCACAATGCATCGCTATACTCATAGCCTATATCCAAATTGTTAAATcctgaaaataaatatatatttaaacttgAAAATTTAAACAATACACACACAACAAATCtacaatattaaattataattgatGATAATTGTGCTTAAAATTTAGGGTGAAGATTGAATTAAACGATAATAGTATATAAATAGAAAGCAAAGTCATCGGGCAAGAAATAATTTTTGGCATCAACACTAGTAATTCATTTGTAAGGATCGATGTCATATACAATGGAAAGACAATATAATAcatagttatattttatttggttaTGAACAAAAAATTACTTGACTTTTCGAAGAGAAACAGGAAATTGTGCGTCAGATCAGGTCAGCTCAACTGCATCTGCATTACAAGTAGAAAAGTAGTTTCTTTGAAATGCCTCAAAATTAATCATCAAATAAAGAACACCTTTTTTTTGGTCGACAtgttttctctctttttccctCGAAAAGATGTAGTCTCATATTCCATTTTTATTTGTGACGAAAATTCATAGTACTCATTTTTCTTGTTAAATGTGTATTAATGTCTATCTTCCTTTCCCTAAAAAATGTCTATCTTCCTTAATAATCCTGTATTTAATGTTTCCGAAATCATAGTCACTTTTCTTGTTAGACCTATATTAATGtttattatctttaatttatgaATCTCGATCTTTTTTTTAGTCAATTAATAAAGGTATAGTAGAAAAGTttaaggggttattgccggaaaattcatgtagtttgtcaattttctggcttataacatgactttataatttgaccagaaaatacatcaattttcaatttaatcgcaattataacatgactttatagtctgacaagaaaattcacaaagtttcaatttattgtcaattataacatgaccttatttagattatttttcatcatagatgtattaatatttattgtttttatattaaattgttatgtataaaatattgttaattaattgattaatttttataaaaataaagttagatgattaattatttcataatatatatatatatatatcaagatattatatttatggtttaaaaatacatacacacacatatatatatatatctacattttcaacacacaaatgcacatatatatatatatatatttgattttaatattctattaatatattacatatataataagtatttatttatttaaattatgaaattataaaatattaggaccaataaataatttaggcacatatataatagaaactatgttaaaaagtaaataatattatatattatttacatatagatgtatatttatcaaatatatatgtatgtatatatatatatagtatattgtgagatgaaaagaaaattaaaaatatttgatgtattaaactttgatattattatactaaattaattacaaggtcatgttataattgagaataaattgaaacttggtgtattttgttgtcagactataaagtcatgttataattgcgattaaattgaaaattgatgtattttctagtcaaattataaagtcatgttataaaccataaaattgacaaactacatATATTTTCCGGCAATAACCCCAAAGTTTAATGTGATTTTAGTTTTCCGTGTACATtcactttattttctttaatatgTGTGAATTAATCCAACTCAAAGAAAAAATGTGTGAATTAGTTGATCATTTTAACAAGGATTAGTTAATAACTATTTTATGTATGTTTCATGATTTATTTTTGGATTTcgattaataatttaaattagagTTCAGTATTATACAactatattttatgtaatatttgatttttagtgGAAAAAAAGAACATGTTGCGTTAAAATGGAATTGATATGGATATATCTATTCAGTCCATAATAGATTGGGCTTATCAGTAAATAAATTGAGTTGTTGGGCCTAAAGATGTATATTGGCTCGAAAGATTTAATGGACCATAGCCGAAATGAATTTGTTATGGTTAAAATCCGCCATAGCAGGACTAATTTGGAATAGCCACCTCCAAAATTACTTGTAGTTCCTTGCCTGGTGCAacaattttcaaatataaattaGATATTGGAATAGTTGTAGTTAGGGATgttaatcgggccagcccaccagATTTTCGGGCTAGctctatcgggttccgggttaatcggggtgcgggctaatcgggttgaagATTTTTtagggttgtaaatcttcaaccctaaccctaaacgttcgggtttcgggctagcccattgGGCTAATCAAGTTAAaggtataaaaataaaattatcatttgtattctattatttttaatgatctaatgtataatgtataaaatatacatagatattaaagatataaattatagcaaagcatgaaatgcaaaaatataatatattcaagattacataacatataaaataagttttttagactatataaaataagttaataacaataaaatgttcaactttgttaaaaaaataaaaatagaatattcaacaataatttgaaattaaagaaaaaaagcaTCTAAAAAAATCTCAAACCCTAAAAGCCTAAActctaatatattttaaaattcaattaaaaaaaaaaaaacctgtaGCCCAACGGGCTGGCCCGCTTCAACCCGCCAGCCCAAACGGGCTACCCCAATTAGCCCGATTTATAATCGGGTTGTGATTTTTCAACCccaaccctctaattttgtcggattattcgggtcggcccacggatttcgggctggattgacatccctagttgtAGTACTAAGAAATATTATAATTTGGTTCCAATGTTCCATTATCAAGATAATTTTACATATAAAGTTAGTACAGAAGACCAACTATTACAAGATAATAAGAGTTTTACGTATATATCAGGGTAAGATAGTCtaattaactaatatatttttataatattttaatagtatctaataaattaatatattcttctaaagatatgatatataatttacataattatccttaaaaataaatatagagaTATAATAGGCGATCTATATTTTGTACTCAAGACACATTTTATATTAGTACTAGTATTTTccctcgtgcgatgcacgaaaataattttgtatatatattataaatagtaaatcaattataatagttataaatatttgaaaaattacAAGTGCAAAtactttttataattaaaatatttgtagAATATATGTAGAGTATTTTCATATAAATGTTAAACcaaacattaaaataataaaaattaattgtaagCTAATAAACATACCACCTAGATTTTGCATACCGGAAAAGTTTATTTCCCCATCGACTGTTATACAAAAATTACATTTAATTGCATGTTAGAAAAAAAGTGCAACTGATTTCGATATTTATGTCGAAGAACAAATTACTCTCCTACGAATCCTCCAATGTTGAATCAACATTTCCGTcgatataatttatttctttaaaattgAGTGGACAAATTGTGCATCTAACATTACTATGTATAGTGTATCCAACTAACCATCATTACATTTTTTTGAATATAATATGTATATCAGTTAATGCACCAGTTAGCGTCTAAAACTTGCAAATTAATTACTCATTTCCCATTAATTTTCAAGATTAGTGTTAAAAATGGATTAATTTTCAGTTAATGTTCTAAATTAGATCGTCAATTTCTAATATGAATTATGTGATAGTTTTcaccataaaaaatattatatctaaagcattttcattgaatatacattatatatatatatatatatatatatcaatatataaGTGAATTACGGTAATACAAGTGCCCATCTTTTTTATAGTAAAATACTTCTTCGAATATACCATCTAATTTTTCTACCTAATTATCTATAGCATGTGCATTATTTAGAGtatcaatttgaatttataatttgtgaatatggatatacatataaaatcaaataaaagaccATTCAAATTTAGTTTTGATAATTGCTCGTTAGTTAATTTGTTTAGTGGTAGTTTATTTGTTCAGTGGATAAAACGTGGATTGTATAATTATATTTGAATAGTgttttctaattaattaatatattttgttgaattagtgTGAACGTGTGAGATGAATTAGTGGGTGttaataatttctttttaaccttcatattaatagtattatcaaaattgccattcaaatcaatttcaaattgatttgaaattaatttctaattgaaaactgctgttttaatatagtatagatatatgGATGGATCAATTGCTATATTGTTAAAATGTGATAATAAGACATTTAGggtaaaattatttattttaatgtatAATAATAGCATTATATTATTACTTATATTTGgattttttctaaaaatatttaatgattGTTTTTCAAACGATACATAAATATTACTCCAAAtctatataatactatataagAACGCTTACGGATTGTCGAAAATAGTAACTTCATTTTTCCtgttttttcaccttttcatttttaaatattaattatagtaggtaatatattaaatattcaatCATTAATTGCCTCTAAAAAAACTATATTATTGCTTGATTATTTTATCTTTGATTGCatttttaatgatattattagTATCTCCATAAATTAAGTTAATTAGATGGCATGATTAGTTCAATTGAcaaatttctaaaaataataccTTTAACTTTCCTAGTGTCCACTATTCCTTTATtagaaattaaatatgaaaatgctacaatttattttttggtatttttacATTCAATAATAGTTAATAACATAAGTTAGAATAACATAAATCACtacatcaaattaattttaacaatgTAGGGGTGGCACCGaaccggttaaccggaaccggtTAAGGACTATCTTCCTAACCGGTAACCGAATCGGTtttaatcggttaatcggtCAGAACCGATTAATTCATTGTTTCTCAATTTGGTCGAATTAACCGAATTTAaccgatttttatttaaaaaaattcaacttTGTAGAATGTGTGCAATAAGATTTGAACTTTTGacctttgaaagaaagaatGAGGTCTTATCCATTGCACCAATTCATAATTTGTGATAATTTagaaccaaattttttttacagacacatgtaatttatatttaaaaaaaaagaacaatgataataaattaattcccAACCTAGGCAACAATTAACGACACTTAAAGTAAACTACTAACTCACATTATAGCCAAAAACAACAATAACAAGTCAATTACTTTCAATCcataaaaaaatctaataaAATTAGTCTGAACTCCACCAACAAGGCAACAAACATAACATAATATAAACTAACAAGTTTAAAGTTCAACaccaacaacaaaaaaattgatTCACGGTAAGACACTTCGACTTGTCTGACTAGAAACATCTCCACTACTTTCTCCACGAACTCCATGTCCTCCACTCATTCCAAGTTGTGTCAAAactgttaattttttaaaataaaaataaaaagaataattagcatatttgtaaattgtaatgaTTTGAATTTTATAGTTTATAAGACATTAAAGTACTCAACCGATTCAAACTCCTTCTCTAACTCAGTCTCAGACACATCTTCTTCATTTTGGAGAAATTTATCCGACGAACTAGATTTGAGCCAATCCTCAGCGCATATCAAAGCCTCCACCATTTTAACAGTCAACGAGCTTCTAGATTTAGATAAAACACGACTACCCGTGCTAAATGCAGCCTCAGAAGCAACGCTCGATATAGGGATAGCCATGATGTCCCTCACCATCTCGGATAGAATAGGGAAGCGCGGGCTATTTTTGGACCATCACTGTAGGATATCAAACTGATCACCCTCAATAGCTTTGTGCTTGTATTTCTTTTCAGCAAAGTACACAGTAATCTCTGACATCTTCACTATCATAAGAAATAACATCAACATGACTTCGAGCACCACTAACTTGAGGTTCAATTTGAACTGAAGTAGGTGTATTCGCAAGTGCTTCATCAGTTGAAGCAAGTTGTTTCTTGTAATACTCAAACAACTCATTCAATGAGTTGCGCACCCTCCCCCAACAATTCAATTGCTCGTTGCGGAGCATAAACTTTCTTCAAGCACTTTTCCACATGTGTTATCTTCTGTCTCGGATCCAACAATGCAGCAATGTAGAACAACTTGTTCATTCTTGGGTTCATCTCATCAGTTTCCAACCAATACTTTCCTTGAACCAATGTGACTCTTCAGTCTGAAGAGGTGCACCCTTCTGGTTCGAAGAGGTGTCTCTTCAATCCGAAGTGGTGCACTAGTTCAGTTCGGAACAGTCGCCACGCTGTCACCTCCATTCCATGTCACTGCCACGAGTCCTCCTAGTCACTGTCCACATCACCCGAGCCACCGTTTCATTTAccaaaactaaaggctcctcaagGCTCTTCGCGACGATGCGAACGAGCAaagtgcgacgtgcacgtgctcggcctcggccTCGGTCGTAGGAATTTGAGCTTTAGGCTAAGTCCAAACCCACTTGGGTACACCATAAGGTCTACCATAGAGGAGCACACTTAATTGCTTTTTCATGGTAGAGAATACTTTATAAATAGCTTACAACTCTCTTggtttttcaatgtgggatagcaATTAGCACACCACATTTCCATTTACAAATGgctatctttgggcattaattactcattcaattcttacactacaagaaaacacgcaattaacgaccgaaattttcggtcgttaattttgcggccttaacgaccgatttacgaccgtctcacgaccgattttattttttattatttttttattttttaatgaccgaaaattcggtcgctaattatttttttaatattttaatattttatttttctttacgaccgaattttcggtcgtaaaaattgtttttttatattttaattattttttaaagtttaacgaccgaaaattcggtcattaatatatatatttttttaaaaaataatgttttttaatattttttaaataaaaaaatatattttttaattaatttttttaaagaccgaatttttcggtcgttaaaattaattttatttattttttattttttattttttatttatttttatttatattaatttatttattttatttattaacgaccgaataatcggtcgttaatattaatttttcaatttttaaaattttaaaatttagtttttatttttatttatttttatttttatttttttgattatatatatatataaatatttaattattttttattaattttctatttaattattatttttaaattatagagaatattttaaaaataattgttattttcataatattattctaaaaa harbors:
- the LOC131009776 gene encoding uncharacterized protein LOC131009776, whose protein sequence is MTVASSYRFDPPPPRPTKKRAVVRRDREGGAERLHRDYFAVEPVYGPQFFRRRFRMSRELFLRIVNALEVDPYFQQRSDAVGRLSFSPIQKCTAAVRQLAYGTSADCCDEYLRIGESTELECLKKFCKAVVRIFGGTYLRRPTTADVQRITAMHEARHGFPGMLGSLDCMHWGWKNFPVAWHGAYTRGDQGEPTIILEAVASQDLWIWHAFFGVAGSNNDINVLHQSTLFNDVLAGHEVAVHFLANNSHHTRGYYLTDGIYPDWPVFVKSFQFPNDEKKRRFKVMQEAARKDVERAFGVLQARWGGNASNFDGDDGEGPSSTLQTQFNSGAPPEFTAYLARNASLKDARLHARIRDDLVEHIWARFGPVDP